Proteins co-encoded in one Accipiter gentilis chromosome 33, bAccGen1.1, whole genome shotgun sequence genomic window:
- the LOC126053412 gene encoding basic proline-rich protein-like isoform X5 yields the protein MAAPGSGGSLSPSVSPTGAHRHPCPQWVPGFVPSGSPALSPVGPCRRPCPQWVPSFVPSGSLSPSLSPVGPRLCPQWVLVAVPVPSGSPALSPVGPCRCPCPQWVPGFVPSGSLSPSLSPVGPQLWPQQVPVPSGSQVLSPVGPWLCPQWVLVTVPVPSGSPALSPVGPRHRPCPQWVPGFVPSGSSSPSLSPVGPRLCPQWVLVAVPVPSGSPALSPVGPRRRPCPQWVPSFVPSGSPALSPVGPRHRPCPQWIPGFVPTGSSSSSLSPVGPRFCPQWVLVAVPVPSGSPVLSPTDPWLCPQWVLVTIPVPSGSPALSPAGPCPSGSPSLSLSPTGPCHHLCPQWVPDFVPTRSPSLSPMGPCPQWVPGFVPKGFLSPAGPCPQRVPSHPCPQWVPVLSPVGSCPQQVPIAVPVPSRFLGPSPVAACPQWGPHRCPCPQWVSVPSWVPPSRVSPPPPCPPPSTPVSPSLSPQATSPPPPWLGVPLCVVGCPLSLPPPRAGLCWGHTGSTGGLLG from the exons atggcaGCCCCTGGTTCCGGAGGGTCTTTGTCACCATCGGTGTCCCCAACGGGTGCCCAtcgccatccctgtccccagtgggtccccggctttgtccccagtgggtccccggctttgtccccagtgggtccttgtcgcc gtccctgtccccagtgggtcccaagttttgtccccagtgggtccttgtcgccgtccctgtccccagtgggtccccggctttgtccccagtgggtcctcgtcgccgtccctgtccccagtgggtccccagctttgtccccagtgggtccttgtcgctgtccctgtccccagtgggtccccggttttgtccccagtgggtccttgtcgccgtccctgtccccagtgggtccccagCTTTGGccccaacaggtccctgtccccagtgggtcccaagttttgtccccagtgggtccctggctttgtccccagtgggtcctcgtcaccgtccctgtccccagtgggtccccggctttgtccccagtgggtcctcgtcaccgtccctgtccccagtgggtccccggctttgtccccagtgggtcctcgtcgccgtccctgtccccagtgggtccccggctttgtccccagtgggtccttgtcgccgtccctgtccccagtgggtccccggctttgtccccagtgggtcctcgtcgcc gtccctgtccccagtgggtcccaagttttgtccccagtgggtccccggctttgtccccagtgggtcctcgTCACCgcccctgtccccagtgg ATCCCTGGCTTTGTCCCCACTGGGTCCTCGTCAtcgtccctgtccccagtgggtccccggttttgtccccagtgggtccttgtcgccgtccctgtccccagtgggtccccagTTTTGTCCCCAACAGATCCCTGgctttgtccccagtgggtccttgtcaccatccctgtccccagtgg GTCCCCGGCTTTGTCCCCAGCAGGTCCCTGTCCCAGTGGATCCCCGTCACTGTCTCTGTCCCCAACAGGTCCCTGTCACCATCTCTGTCCCCAGTGGGTGCCTGATTTTGTCCCCACCAGGTCCCCATCCCTGTCACCAatgggtccctgtccccagtgggtccctggTTTTGTCCCCAAGGGGTTCTTGTCCCCAGCGGGTCCCTGTCCCCAACgggtcccatcccatccctgtccccagtgggtgcCTGTTCTGTCCCCAGTGGGTTCTTGTCCCCAGCAGGTCCCCAtcgctgtccccgtccccagtAGGTTCCTGGGTCCGTCCCCAGTGGCTGCCTGTCCCCAGTGGGGTCCCCatcgctgtccctgtccccagtgggtctctgtccccagctgggtcccccccagccGAGTGTCCCCACCCCCACCGtgtcctccccccagcaccccagtgtccccatcacTGTCCCCACaggccacctccccccccccgccatggctGGGTGTCCCCCTCTGCGTGGTGGGGTGTCCCCTGAGCCTCccccctcccagggcagggctgtgctggggccatactgggagcactggggggctgctggggtga
- the LOC126053412 gene encoding basic proline-rich protein-like isoform X7 codes for MAAPGSGGSLSPSVSPTGAHRHPCPQWVPGFVPSGSPALSPVGPCRRPCPQWVPSFGPNRSLSPVGPKFCPQWVLVAVPVPSGSPALSPVGPRRRPCPQWVPSFVPSGSLSLSLSPVGPRFCPQWVLVAVPVPSGSPALAPTGPCPQWVPSFVPSGSLALSPVGPRHRPCPQWVPGFVPSGSSSPSLSPVGPRLCPQWVLVAVPVPSGSQVLSPVGPRLCPQWVLVTAPVPSGSLALSPLGPRHRPCPQWVPGFVPSGSLSPSLSPVGPQFCPQQIPGFVPSGSLSPSLSPVGPRLCPQQVPVPVDPRHCLCPQQVPVTISVPSGCLILSPPGPHPCHQWVPVPSGSLVLSPRGSCPQRVPVPNGSHPIPVPSGCLFCPQWVLVPSRSPSLSPSPVGSWVRPQWLPVPSGVPIAVPVPSGSLSPAGSPPAECPHPHRVLPPAPQCPHHCPHRPPPPPRHGWVSPSAWWGVP; via the exons atggcaGCCCCTGGTTCCGGAGGGTCTTTGTCACCATCGGTGTCCCCAACGGGTGCCCAtcgccatccctgtccccagtgggtccccggctttgtccccagtgggtccccggctttgtccccagtgggtccttgtcgccgtccctgtccccagtgggtccccagCTTTGGccccaacaggtccctgtccccagtgggtcccaagttttgtccccagtgggtccttgtcgccgtccctgtccccagtgggtccccggctttgtccccagtgggtcctcgtcgccgtccctgtccccagtgggtccccagctttgtccccagtgggtccttgtcgctgtccctgtccccagtgggtccccggttttgtccccagtgggtccttgtcgccgtccctgtccccagtgggtccccagCTTTGGccccaacaggtccctgtccccagtgggtcccaagttttgtccccagtgggtccctggctttgtccccagtgggtcctcgtcaccgtccctgtccccagtgggtccccggctttgtccccagtgggtcctcgtcaccgtccctgtccccagtgggtccccggctttgtccccagtgggtcctcgtcgcc gtccctgtccccagtgggtcccaagttttgtccccagtgggtccccggctttgtccccagtgggtcctcgTCACCgcccctgtccccagtgg ATCCCTGGCTTTGTCCCCACTGGGTCCTCGTCAtcgtccctgtccccagtgggtccccggttttgtccccagtgggtccttgtcgccgtccctgtccccagtgggtccccagTTTTGTCCCCAACAGATCCCTGgctttgtccccagtgggtccttgtcaccatccctgtccccagtgg GTCCCCGGCTTTGTCCCCAGCAGGTCCCTGTCCCAGTGGATCCCCGTCACTGTCTCTGTCCCCAACAGGTCCCTGTCACCATCTCTGTCCCCAGTGGGTGCCTGATTTTGTCCCCACCAGGTCCCCATCCCTGTCACCAatgggtccctgtccccagtgggtccctggTTTTGTCCCCAAGGGGTTCTTGTCCCCAGCGGGTCCCTGTCCCCAACgggtcccatcccatccctgtccccagtgggtgcCTGTTCTGTCCCCAGTGGGTTCTTGTCCCCAGCAGGTCCCCAtcgctgtccccgtccccagtAGGTTCCTGGGTCCGTCCCCAGTGGCTGCCTGTCCCCAGTGGGGTCCCCatcgctgtccctgtccccagtgggtctctgtccccagctgggtcccccccagccGAGTGTCCCCACCCCCACCGtgtcctccccccagcaccccagtgtccccatcacTGTCCCCACaggccacctccccccccccgccatggctGGGTGTCCCCCTCTGCGTGGTGGGGTGTCCCCTGA
- the LOC126053412 gene encoding uncharacterized protein LOC126053412 isoform X12 codes for MAAPGSGGSLSPSVSPTGAHRHPCPQWVPGFVPSGSPALSPVGPCRRPCPQWVPSFVPSGSLSPSLSPVGPRLCPQWVLVAVPVPSGSQVLSPVGPRLCPQWVLVTAPVPSGSLALSPLGPRHRPCPQWVPGFVPSGSLSPSLSPVGPQFCPQQIPGFVPSGSLSPSLSPVGPRLCPQQVPVPVDPRHCLCPQQVPVTISVPSGCLILSPPGPHPCHQWVPVPSGSLVLSPRGSCPQRVPVPNGSHPIPVPSGCLFCPQWVLVPSRSPSLSPSPVGSWVRPQWLPVPSGVPIAVPVPSGSLSPAGSPPAECPHPHRVLPPAPQCPHHCPHRPPPPPRHGWVSPSAWWGVP; via the exons atggcaGCCCCTGGTTCCGGAGGGTCTTTGTCACCATCGGTGTCCCCAACGGGTGCCCAtcgccatccctgtccccagtgggtccccggctttgtccccagtgggtccccggctttgtccccagtgggtccttgtcgcc gtccctgtccccagtgggtcccaagttttgtccccagtgggtccttgtcgccgtccctgtccccagtgggtccccggctttgtccccagtgggtcctcgtcgcc gtccctgtccccagtgggtcccaagttttgtccccagtgggtccccggctttgtccccagtgggtcctcgTCACCgcccctgtccccagtgg ATCCCTGGCTTTGTCCCCACTGGGTCCTCGTCAtcgtccctgtccccagtgggtccccggttttgtccccagtgggtccttgtcgccgtccctgtccccagtgggtccccagTTTTGTCCCCAACAGATCCCTGgctttgtccccagtgggtccttgtcaccatccctgtccccagtgg GTCCCCGGCTTTGTCCCCAGCAGGTCCCTGTCCCAGTGGATCCCCGTCACTGTCTCTGTCCCCAACAGGTCCCTGTCACCATCTCTGTCCCCAGTGGGTGCCTGATTTTGTCCCCACCAGGTCCCCATCCCTGTCACCAatgggtccctgtccccagtgggtccctggTTTTGTCCCCAAGGGGTTCTTGTCCCCAGCGGGTCCCTGTCCCCAACgggtcccatcccatccctgtccccagtgggtgcCTGTTCTGTCCCCAGTGGGTTCTTGTCCCCAGCAGGTCCCCAtcgctgtccccgtccccagtAGGTTCCTGGGTCCGTCCCCAGTGGCTGCCTGTCCCCAGTGGGGTCCCCatcgctgtccctgtccccagtgggtctctgtccccagctgggtcccccccagccGAGTGTCCCCACCCCCACCGtgtcctccccccagcaccccagtgtccccatcacTGTCCCCACaggccacctccccccccccgccatggctGGGTGTCCCCCTCTGCGTGGTGGGGTGTCCCCTGA
- the LOC126053412 gene encoding basic proline-rich protein-like isoform X9: MAAPGSGGSLSPSVSPTGAHRHPCPQWVPGFVPSGSPALSPVGPCRRPCPQWVPSFVPSGSLSPSLSPVGPRLCPQWVLVAVPVPSGSQVLSPVGPCRRPCPQWVPGFVPSGSLALSPVGPRHRPCPQWVPGFVPSGSVSLSLSPVGPRFCPQWVPGFVPSGSLSPSLSPVGPQFCPQQIPGFVPTGSSSSSLSPVGPRFCPQWVLVAVPVPSGSPVLSPTDPWLCPQWVLVTIPVPSGSPALSPAGPCPSGSPSLSLSPTGPCHHLCPQWVPDFVPTRSPSLSPMGPCPQWVPGFVPKGFLSPAGPCPQRVPSHPCPQWVPVLSPVGSCPQQVPIAVPVPSRFLGPSPVAACPQWGPHRCPCPQWVSVPSWVPPSRVSPPPPCPPPSTPVSPSLSPQATSPPPPWLGVPLCVVGCPLSLPPPRAGLCWGHTGSTGGLLG, translated from the exons atggcaGCCCCTGGTTCCGGAGGGTCTTTGTCACCATCGGTGTCCCCAACGGGTGCCCAtcgccatccctgtccccagtgggtccccggctttgtccccagtgggtccccggctttgtccccagtgggtccttgtcgcc gtccctgtccccagtgggtcccaagttttgtccccagtgggtccttgtcgccgtccctgtccccagtgggtccccggctttgtccccagtgggtcctcgtcgcc GTCCCCGTCCCCAGTGGGTCCCAAgttttgtccccagtgggtccttgtcgccgtccctgtccccagtgggtccccggctttgtccccagtgggtccctggctttgtccccagtgggtcctcgtcaccgtccctgtccccagtgggtccccggctttgtccccagtgggtccgtgtcgctgtccctgtccccagtgggtccccggttttgtccccagtgggtccccggttttgtccccagtgggtccttgtcgccgtccctgtccccagtgggtccccagTTTTGTCCCCAACAGATCCCTGGCTTTGTCCCCACTGGGTCCTCGTCAtcgtccctgtccccagtgggtccccggttttgtccccagtgggtccttgtcgccgtccctgtccccagtgggtccccagTTTTGTCCCCAACAGATCCCTGgctttgtccccagtgggtccttgtcaccatccctgtccccagtgg GTCCCCGGCTTTGTCCCCAGCAGGTCCCTGTCCCAGTGGATCCCCGTCACTGTCTCTGTCCCCAACAGGTCCCTGTCACCATCTCTGTCCCCAGTGGGTGCCTGATTTTGTCCCCACCAGGTCCCCATCCCTGTCACCAatgggtccctgtccccagtgggtccctggTTTTGTCCCCAAGGGGTTCTTGTCCCCAGCGGGTCCCTGTCCCCAACgggtcccatcccatccctgtccccagtgggtgcCTGTTCTGTCCCCAGTGGGTTCTTGTCCCCAGCAGGTCCCCAtcgctgtccccgtccccagtAGGTTCCTGGGTCCGTCCCCAGTGGCTGCCTGTCCCCAGTGGGGTCCCCatcgctgtccctgtccccagtgggtctctgtccccagctgggtcccccccagccGAGTGTCCCCACCCCCACCGtgtcctccccccagcaccccagtgtccccatcacTGTCCCCACaggccacctccccccccccgccatggctGGGTGTCCCCCTCTGCGTGGTGGGGTGTCCCCTGAGCCTCccccctcccagggcagggctgtgctggggccatactgggagcactggggggctgctggggtga
- the LOC126053412 gene encoding DNA-directed RNA polymerase II subunit RPB1-like isoform X10 encodes MAAPGSGGSLSPSVSPTGAHRHPCPQWVPGFVPSGSPALSPVGPCRRPCPQWVPSFVPSGSLSPSLSPVGPRLCPQWVLVAVPVPSGSPALSPVGPCRCPCPQWVPGFVPSGSLSPSLSPVGPQLWPQQVPVPSGSQVLSPVGPWLCPQWVLVTVPVPSGSPALSPVGPRHRPCPQWVPGFVPSGSSSPSLSPVGPRLCPQWVLVAVPVPSGSPALSPVGPRRRPRPQWVPSFVPSGSLSPSLSPVGPRLCPQWVPGFVPSGSSSPSLSPVGPRLCPQWVRVAVPVPSGSPVLSPVGPRFCPQWVLVAVPVPSGSPVLSPTDPWLCPHWVLVIVPVPSGSPVLSPVGPCRRPCPQWVPSFVPNRSLALSPVGPCHHPCPQWVPGFVPSRSLSQWIPVTVSVPNRSLSPSLSPVGA; translated from the exons atggcaGCCCCTGGTTCCGGAGGGTCTTTGTCACCATCGGTGTCCCCAACGGGTGCCCAtcgccatccctgtccccagtgggtccccggctttgtccccagtgggtccccggctttgtccccagtgggtccttgtcgcc gtccctgtccccagtgggtcccaagttttgtccccagtgggtccttgtcgccgtccctgtccccagtgggtccccggctttgtccccagtgggtcctcgtcgccgtccctgtccccagtgggtccccagctttgtccccagtgggtccttgtcgctgtccctgtccccagtgggtccccggttttgtccccagtgggtccttgtcgccgtccctgtccccagtgggtccccagCTTTGGccccaacaggtccctgtccccagtgggtcccaagttttgtccccagtgggtccctggctttgtccccagtgggtcctcgtcaccgtccctgtccccagtgggtccccggctttgtccccagtgggtcctcgtcaccgtccctgtccccagtgggtccccggctttgtccccagtgggtcctcgtcgccgtccctgtccccagtgggtccccggctttgtccccagtgggtccttgtcgccgtccctgtccccagtgggtccccggctttgtccccagtgggtcctcgtcgcc GTCCCCGTCCCCAGTGGGTCCCAAgttttgtccccagtgggtccttgtcgccgtccctgtccccagtgggtccccggctttgtccccagtgggtccctggctttgtccccagtgggtcctcgtcaccgtccctgtccccagtgggtccccggctttgtccccagtgggtccgtgtcgctgtccctgtccccagtgggtccccggttttgtccccagtgggtccccggttttgtccccagtgggtccttgtcgccgtccctgtccccagtgggtccccagTTTTGTCCCCAACAGATCCCTGGCTTTGTCCCCACTGGGTCCTCGTCAtcgtccctgtccccagtgggtccccggttttgtccccagtgggtccttgtcgccgtccctgtccccagtgggtccccagTTTTGTCCCCAACAGATCCCTGgctttgtccccagtgggtccttgtcaccatccctgtccccagtgg GTCCCCGGCTTTGTCCCCAGCAGGTCCCTGTCCCAGTGGATCCCCGTCACTGTCTCTGTCCCCAACAGGTCCCTGTCACCATCTCTGTCCCCAGTGGGTGCCTGA
- the LOC126053412 gene encoding basic proline-rich protein-like isoform X8, with protein MAAPGSGGSLSPSVSPTGAHRHPCPQWVPGFVPSGSLSPSLSPVGPQLWPQQVPVPSGSQVLSPVGPWLCPQWVLVTVPVPSGSPALSPVGPRHRPCPQWVPGFVPSGSSSPSPSPVGPKFCPQWVLVAVPVPSGSPALSPVGPWLCPQWVLVTVPVPSGSPALSPVGPCRCPCPQWVPGFVPSGSPVLSPVGPCRRPCPQWVPSFVPNRSLALSPLGPRHRPCPQWVPGFVPSGSLSPSLSPVGPQFCPQQIPGFVPSGSLSPSLSPVGPRLCPQQVPVPVDPRHCLCPQQVPVTISVPSGCLILSPPGPHPCHQWVPVPSGSLVLSPRGSCPQRVPVPNGSHPIPVPSGCLFCPQWVLVPSRSPSLSPSPVGSWVRPQWLPVPSGVPIAVPVPSGSLSPAGSPPAECPHPHRVLPPAPQCPHHCPHRPPPPPRHGWVSPSAWWGVP; from the exons atggcaGCCCCTGGTTCCGGAGGGTCTTTGTCACCATCGGTGTCCCCAACGGGTGCCCAtcgcca tccctgtccccagtgggtccccggttttgtccccagtgggtccttgtcgccgtccctgtccccagtgggtccccagCTTTGGccccaacaggtccctgtccccagtgggtcccaagttttgtccccagtgggtccctggctttgtccccagtgggtcctcgtcaccgtccctgtccccagtgggtccccggctttgtccccagtgggtcctcgtcaccgtccctgtccccagtgggtccccggctttgtccccagtgggtcctcgtcgcc GTCCCCGTCCCCAGTGGGTCCCAAgttttgtccccagtgggtccttgtcgccgtccctgtccccagtgggtccccggctttgtccccagtgggtccctggctttgtccccagtgggtcctcgtcaccgtccctgtccccagtgggtccccggctttgtccccagtgggtccgtgtcgctgtccctgtccccagtgggtccccggttttgtccccagtgggtccccggttttgtccccagtgggtccttgtcgccgtccctgtccccagtgggtccccagTTTTGTCCCCAACAGATCCCTGGCTTTGTCCCCACTGGGTCCTCGTCAtcgtccctgtccccagtgggtccccggttttgtccccagtgggtccttgtcgccgtccctgtccccagtgggtccccagTTTTGTCCCCAACAGATCCCTGgctttgtccccagtgggtccttgtcaccatccctgtccccagtgg GTCCCCGGCTTTGTCCCCAGCAGGTCCCTGTCCCAGTGGATCCCCGTCACTGTCTCTGTCCCCAACAGGTCCCTGTCACCATCTCTGTCCCCAGTGGGTGCCTGATTTTGTCCCCACCAGGTCCCCATCCCTGTCACCAatgggtccctgtccccagtgggtccctggTTTTGTCCCCAAGGGGTTCTTGTCCCCAGCGGGTCCCTGTCCCCAACgggtcccatcccatccctgtccccagtgggtgcCTGTTCTGTCCCCAGTGGGTTCTTGTCCCCAGCAGGTCCCCAtcgctgtccccgtccccagtAGGTTCCTGGGTCCGTCCCCAGTGGCTGCCTGTCCCCAGTGGGGTCCCCatcgctgtccctgtccccagtgggtctctgtccccagctgggtcccccccagccGAGTGTCCCCACCCCCACCGtgtcctccccccagcaccccagtgtccccatcacTGTCCCCACaggccacctccccccccccgccatggctGGGTGTCCCCCTCTGCGTGGTGGGGTGTCCCCTGA